From the Anaerolineales bacterium genome, one window contains:
- a CDS encoding ABC transporter permease, with protein MAYFIAPGTLSTVSFTAVLPLTAFLAIVSLGQMLVVMTGGIDLSIPGTMTLAAFVTVGVAGGSSDNILPALGMALGVSALIGLVNGFLVGVIRLNALIVTLAVGQLVRGILLRYATTVANEASVPGALSQWAIQQVFGAGWIFWIALITVVIVSLVLSNTGIGRRFRAVGANQVAARISGLRVTSYVVMAYVVAAVLYGLAGFLAAAFIRSPTQGLGSPYLLGPIAAVVIGGASLSGGLASVASTAMAAFFLTVLSQMLRVLGLSTDLQFVVFGLAIIGGMAVSGDRIVDMVEFLFQKRFSKNSEESHLAT; from the coding sequence TTGGCGTATTTTATAGCTCCCGGCACTCTTTCCACCGTTTCGTTCACCGCTGTTCTTCCTCTTACTGCTTTTCTTGCCATTGTTAGCCTGGGCCAAATGCTGGTTGTGATGACCGGCGGTATTGATCTATCCATCCCGGGCACCATGACTTTGGCCGCTTTCGTAACCGTGGGTGTCGCCGGCGGCTCCAGCGACAATATTTTGCCCGCGCTGGGCATGGCCTTGGGTGTTTCCGCCCTGATTGGCTTGGTGAACGGCTTCCTGGTGGGTGTCATTCGCCTGAACGCGCTGATCGTGACCCTGGCAGTCGGCCAGCTGGTGCGCGGCATTCTGCTGCGCTATGCCACCACGGTGGCGAATGAGGCCTCTGTGCCTGGCGCATTGTCACAATGGGCCATCCAGCAGGTGTTTGGCGCCGGCTGGATCTTTTGGATCGCCCTGATCACCGTGGTGATTGTAAGCCTGGTGCTAAGCAACACCGGCATCGGCCGTCGCTTCCGCGCCGTGGGCGCCAACCAAGTGGCGGCCCGCATTTCCGGCTTGCGTGTGACCAGCTATGTGGTCATGGCTTATGTGGTGGCCGCCGTGCTGTATGGCCTGGCCGGCTTCCTGGCCGCCGCTTTCATCCGCAGCCCAACCCAGGGCCTGGGGTCGCCCTACCTGCTGGGACCGATTGCGGCCGTCGTGATTGGCGGCGCTTCGCTCAGCGGCGGCCTGGCCAGCGTGGCTTCCACGGCCATGGCGGCCTTTTTCCTGACGGTGCTGAGCCAGATGCTGCGAGTTTTGGGCCTCTCCACCGACTTGCAATTCGTGGTGTTTGGCCTGGCGATCATTGGCGGCATGGCTGTCTCGGGTGATCGTATTGTAGACATGGTCGAGTTCTTATTCCAGAAACGTTTCAGCAAAAATTCAGAAGAAAGCCACTTAGCCACATGA